From the candidate division WOR-3 bacterium genome, one window contains:
- the tyrS gene encoding tyrosine--tRNA ligase translates to MEPEKQFELIKINTAEIISAEELLKKLKRRKPLRVKLGIDPSAPEIHLGISVQLRKLKQFQELGHTVVLVVGDFTGMIGDPSGVSKTRPKLTREQVKKNMARYKEQIFKILDPKKTEFTYNSKWLGALSIYDFIEIASKYTVARILERDDFSIRLKEGIPVYMHEIMYPLFQAYDSVAIKADIELGGTDQKFNLLVGRELMREFNMEPQVVMTLPILEGTDGVRKMSKSYGNYIGITEHAREMFGKVMSIPDELIIKYFELTTDAFPHKIEEYRKGLKDGSINPRDAKFDLAKTIVRMYHSAQAAEEAASEFEKVFTKKELPTELKEFKLAEKEINIVDLLVKTNLMPSRAEAKRKIKEGAIDIDGKTVKDINYIVRLSEPIVVKAGKHKFLKVTP, encoded by the coding sequence ATGGAGCCAGAAAAGCAGTTTGAACTAATTAAGATCAATACTGCAGAAATTATTTCTGCGGAAGAATTATTAAAAAAACTAAAAAGGCGAAAGCCGTTAAGAGTGAAACTCGGGATTGATCCATCAGCACCAGAGATACACCTCGGTATAAGTGTTCAGTTGAGAAAATTAAAACAATTCCAGGAGTTGGGACATACCGTTGTGCTTGTTGTAGGTGACTTTACCGGAATGATTGGAGACCCCAGCGGCGTATCAAAGACAAGACCCAAATTGACTCGTGAACAGGTGAAAAAGAATATGGCACGGTATAAAGAACAGATATTTAAAATCCTCGACCCAAAGAAAACAGAGTTTACATACAATTCAAAATGGCTTGGTGCATTAAGTATTTACGATTTCATCGAAATCGCCTCTAAATACACAGTGGCACGCATTCTTGAAAGGGATGATTTTTCAATCCGTCTTAAAGAAGGCATACCCGTATATATGCATGAAATAATGTATCCATTGTTTCAAGCTTATGACTCAGTCGCAATAAAGGCAGATATTGAATTAGGTGGAACTGATCAGAAATTCAATCTTCTCGTCGGTAGAGAACTGATGAGAGAATTCAATATGGAACCGCAGGTTGTTATGACACTGCCCATCCTCGAAGGCACCGACGGTGTAAGAAAAATGAGTAAGAGTTACGGTAACTACATTGGTATCACCGAACATGCAAGGGAAATGTTTGGAAAGGTTATGTCCATTCCGGATGAATTGATAATAAAATATTTTGAATTAACCACCGATGCCTTTCCCCACAAAATAGAAGAATATAGAAAGGGATTAAAAGATGGCTCTATCAATCCCCGGGATGCAAAATTTGATCTTGCCAAAACTATAGTGCGAATGTACCATTCAGCCCAGGCTGCCGAGGAAGCGGCGAGTGAATTTGAAAAGGTGTTTACTAAAAAAGAATTGCCCACAGAATTAAAAGAATTCAAACTTGCAGAGAAAGAAATAAATATAGTTGATCTGCTTGTAAAGACGAATCTTATGCCTTCCCGTGCAGAAGCAAAACGCAAGATCAAAGAGGGGGCGATAGACATTGATGGGAAAACAGTTAAGGATATAAATTATATCGTCCGATTAAGTGAACCGATTGTCGTTAAGGCAGGAAAACACAAATTTTTAAAAGTCACGCCCTGA